A region of the Leptospira ellinghausenii genome:
AAGTCTTTTGTCATTCGATCTTAGAACCTTAATTTTCGATTATGTAGATTCAGACAATTTGAAATCACGAACGGCCCATGCCCAATATATAAACAAAAATTGAAATGGTAACCTAACATATAATGCCCAAATCGGAAATCCAAAGTCCTTTCCGTCTAACGCTTCTAATAACATATTGATATTAGCAGGATAAATCGCGAGGAGGAGTAGGATGATTCCATAACATGCCAATTTTCTCATCCTTTCGTATAAAACAAGAAGGCCAAGAGTGATTTCAGAAAGTCCACTGGTGACA
Encoded here:
- a CDS encoding DoxX family protein, whose translation is MKKFFVYSLALFYIVAGTNHFFSPEFYLEMMPDYLPFHELLNVTSGLSEITLGLLVLYERMRKLACYGIILLLLAIYPANINMLLEALDGKDFGFPIWALYVRLPFQFLFIYWAWAVRDFKLSEST